Part of the Polaribacter sp. Hel1_33_78 genome is shown below.
AGTTTTCAGTGGCAGTATAAGGTGGGGAAATTAAGTTGATTCCAAATGTGTATTAATTTTATCATACACAGAACGATAATAATCATGAAACTTTGGCAGCAAAACGTTTTCTAGGCTTTTTGTTTGATTTAATACGTTCAAATCCCACAATTCTAAACCATCAACTTCTTCTTTTTGCATCGTTAAAGTCGAAATATTAACCTTTAATTCGGTTATAAATACATGATGATGCTCATTGTCTTGGATTCCATTTTCATGAGAAACTTGATGAATTCTAGTACCTATTTTGATGAGGTCTTTTTCTCCTATTTCTATCCCAATTTCTTCAAAAACTTCTCTTTTTGCACCTTCTACAATATCTTCACCAGCTCCAATGTGTCCAGCAACGGAAATATCCCAAATTCCGGGAAACACCTTCTTTGTAAGCGCTCTTTTTTGAAGTAATATTTTTCTATCCGAGGTAAAAAACCAAATATGAGCTGTTGCATGAAACCAGCCGTTTTTATGGGCTTCAGATTTTAATGCTGTTTTTCCTGTTGATTTTCCGTTAGGTGTTAAAATATCAATTAATTCATCCATTGCAAAAGAAAACATCATTTCGATAAAAAAAAAGACCAATTGATTTTTATCGAAATGATAAGATTTTATTATTCAAAATAAGAAAAAGTTTCTCCGTTTTTGATGTTTAATAAGGTTTCATAAATCATTTTAATTACATTTTCTACATCATTCCTATGCACCATTTCTACTGTGGTATGCATGTATCTTAAGGGTAAAGAAATTAATGCAGAGGCAACACCACCATTACTGTAAGCAAAAGCATCTGTATCTGTTCCTGTTGCTCTTGAAAGAGCTGAACGTTGAAAAGGAATCTTATTCGCTACAGCGGTTTCTGTAATTAAATCACGTAATTTCTGTTGCACAGCCGGCGCATAAGCAATAACTGGGCCTTTACCCATTTCTAAAAGACCTTCTTTATTCTTGTCGATCATAGGTGTAGTCGTGTCATGCGTTACATCTGTTACAATTGCTACATTTGGTTGAATAGTTTGTGTAATCATTTCTGCACCGCGTAGACCAATTTCTTCCTGCACAGAATTGGTAATGTACAATCCGAAAGGTAATTCTTTTTTGTTTTCTTTTAATAGACGAGCAACTTCGGCAATCATAAAGCCACCCATTCTGTTGTCCAAAGCTCTACAAACAAATTTATCTCCATTTAAAATATGAAATTCATCTGGATAAGTGATAACACATCCTACATGTATGCCTAAATCTTCAACCTCTTTTTTTGTGGTGCAGCCTGTATCTATAAAAATATTGTCAGGTTTTGGAGCCTCTTCTTTTCCTTTATCTCTTGTGTGAATTGCAGGCCAACCAAAAACACCTTTTACAATGCCGTTTTTAGTGTGAATGTTTACAATTTTACTTGGTGCAATTTGATGATCTGAACCTCCATTTCTAATCACATAAATTAAACCATTATCAGAAATATAATTTACATACCAAGAGATCTCATCTGCATGACCTTCGATTACAACTTTGTATTTTGCATCAGGATTTATTACACCAACTGCAGAGCCGTACGTATCTGTAATGAAAGTATCCACATAAGGCTTAAGATACTCCATCCAAATTTTTTGACTTTCCCATTCATAGCCTGTAGGAGCCGCATTGTTTAGATATTTTTCTAAAAATGTAAGTGAGCTTTTATTTAAAATTGTTTCTTTTGCCATTTTTATAATTTTATTAAAATGTTGTTAAATAGACGCGCATTATTGTTATATGACATACTAATTGTCATGTTAAATCATGTGTAAAAGTAAAACGTTTTTTCTACTATTCTCAAAAAATTATCATAAAAAGTGTAACAAATTTTAGAACTTTTATACTTATCAATGAAACTTATGGAAAAACTAAAAATATTTAAAATTAAAATCAATTTTG
Proteins encoded:
- a CDS encoding NUDIX domain-containing protein is translated as MMFSFAMDELIDILTPNGKSTGKTALKSEAHKNGWFHATAHIWFFTSDRKILLQKRALTKKVFPGIWDISVAGHIGAGEDIVEGAKREVFEEIGIEIGEKDLIKIGTRIHQVSHENGIQDNEHHHVFITELKVNISTLTMQKEEVDGLELWDLNVLNQTKSLENVLLPKFHDYYRSVYDKINTHLEST
- a CDS encoding M42 family metallopeptidase gives rise to the protein MAKETILNKSSLTFLEKYLNNAAPTGYEWESQKIWMEYLKPYVDTFITDTYGSAVGVINPDAKYKVVIEGHADEISWYVNYISDNGLIYVIRNGGSDHQIAPSKIVNIHTKNGIVKGVFGWPAIHTRDKGKEEAPKPDNIFIDTGCTTKKEVEDLGIHVGCVITYPDEFHILNGDKFVCRALDNRMGGFMIAEVARLLKENKKELPFGLYITNSVQEEIGLRGAEMITQTIQPNVAIVTDVTHDTTTPMIDKNKEGLLEMGKGPVIAYAPAVQQKLRDLITETAVANKIPFQRSALSRATGTDTDAFAYSNGGVASALISLPLRYMHTTVEMVHRNDVENVIKMIYETLLNIKNGETFSYFE